From Juglans regia cultivar Chandler chromosome 8, Walnut 2.0, whole genome shotgun sequence, the proteins below share one genomic window:
- the LOC108982359 gene encoding thioredoxin H-type-like has product MAAEEGQVIGVHTVEAWSEQLQKGNDSNKLIVVDFTASWCGPCRFIAPFLAELAKKLPDVKFLKVDVDELKSVAQDWAVEAMPTFMFLKEGKIVDKVVGAKKEELQQTIAKHVATAQAS; this is encoded by the exons ATGGCAGCAGAAGAGGGACAAGTGATTGGTGTGCACACTGTGGAGGCCTGGAGCGAGCAGCTCCAGAAGGGCAATGACTCCAACAAACtg ATAGTGGTTGATTTCACCGCGTCCTGGTGCGGACCATGCCGCTTCATTGCACCGTTCCTGGCAGAGCTTGCCAAGAAATTGCCGGATGTCAAATTTCTCAAAGTGGATGTTGATGAACTGAAG TCTGTAGCTCAAGACTGGGCTGTGGAGGCAATGCCAACTTTCATGTTTCTGAAAGAGGGGAAGATTGTGGACAAGGTGGTGGGAGCAAAGAAAGAAGAACTGCAGCAGACCATTGCAAAGCACGTGGCTACAGCACAAGCCTCCTAA